From Caldisalinibacter kiritimatiensis:
CCTAACGCAGACATCCTTCTCTTATGTGTTAACTCTGATAACGGGTTAGTTTGATCCATAAATTGTGATAGCTGACTGCTACCGAAGAATTCTTTTATAGATGCTGCAACAGGTCTGATGTTTATTAATGCCTGTGGTGTAGCTACATCAATATCTTGAATAGTCATTCTTTCTCTAACTACTCTTTCCATCCTAGATAAACCTATTCTAACTTGATTCTGAAGAAGCTCACCTACAGAACGTAGCCTTCTGTTACCTAGATGGTCTATATCATCTGTGTTTCCAATCCCATAAAATAAATTAAATTCATAGTTTATTGATGCTATAATATCAGAAACTATAATATGTTTAGGTGAAATTTCTCTAATTCTCTCTTTAACTGCTTCTTTTAATTCTTCTGAGTCATCATGCTTATCTATTAATTCTTTCATTACTGGATAGTATACTCTTTCTTTTAAACCAAGCTCTTCTAATGAAAACGGTAAATCAAAAGCACTTACGTCAACAAAATGATTACCTACAACTCTTACAACTTTGTCGTCTTCACTTAAAACATCAACTGTGTTAATTCCCGCTGCTTCTATTTCAAATGCTTTTTCTCTAGTGATTTTCTCATCTTTCTCTACTAATATTTCACCTGTTTCTGGATGTACTATATTATCAGCAGCTATAGTATTCACAATTCTGTTGCTTAGTGCAAGCTTTTTGTTAAACTTATATCTTCCCACTTTTGCTAAGTCATAGCGCTTAGGATCAAAAAACAATGTATTTAATAACGCTTTTGCACTGTCTACCGTAGGTGGTTCACCCGGACGCAGTCTTTTGTATATTTCTAATAATCCTTCTTCTTGGTTTTTAGTGTTATCTTTCTCTAGTGTCTTTAAAATTTGTTCATTTTCACCTATTAAATGTAAGATATCAGCTTTAGTTTCATAGCCTAAAGCCCTTAGTAAAACCGTAACTGGCACTTTTCTAGTTCTATCTACCCTTACAGAAACTATATCGTTAGAATCACTTTCATATTCTAGCCAAGCTCCTCTATTAGGTATAACTGTAGAAGAATACAACCTCTTACCTGTTTTATCGATTTCCTCTACATAATAAACCCCGGGAGACCTTACTAGCTGGCTGACTATAACTCTTTCAGCCCCATTTATTACGAAAGTCCCCTTCTCTGTCATAAGAGGGAAATCTCCCATAAATACTTCTTGCTCTTTTACTTCCCCTGTTTCTTTGTTTATTAATCTTACTTTAACTTTTAATGGAGCTGCATATGTAACATCACGCTCTTTACATTCCTCCACATCATACTTAGGTTCACCCGACACAGAATAATCTACAAATTCCAAAATAAGATTACCTGTATAGTCCTGTATAGGAGAAATGTCTTCAAATACTTCTTTTAGGCCTTCTTCAACAAACCAATCATATGACCTTTTTTGTACTTCAATTAAGTCTGGTAATTCTAGTACTTCGTCAATAGTGGCATAACTCATTCTGACACGTTTTCCATAGGTTACAGGCTTAGGACGCGCCAATATAATTCACCCCTTTTTAAAGTAAAATAGCCAAAAGCAACATTTATACTTTTGGTTAGATTTTTCATGAACATATATCTATTATATTATTTCCATATTTTCTAGCACTTATACAATATAATTCCATACAATCCATACAATTTTTATGCCAAGTTCACTTCTAAGCATTTTATAATACTATCATAACGATATATAAATGTCAAGTAAATTCAAGCTTATTATAGGCTTTGGGGCTTATTAATTTTCCTAAATAAAATTCTTTTTCATAATTCATGTATATAAGCCTTACTAAAAAAATACTTTCTTTTAAAATATTGTATAGATTTTTTATATTTAATGTGTTATAATAATTATTGCAAAAAATTAAAATTTCCAATTGCTTTTTACTAATATAAAACAAAATACAAAGCATAGAATCTGATTGCATTATTTTTAGATAATAAAAAGCTACTCTGGGTTTCCCCAGAGTGCTTTTTATTTTATATGTTAAATTATTTAAGTTCTACAGTTGCTCCTGCTTCTTCTAATTGAGACTTGATTTCTTCTGCTTCGTCTTTTGATACTCCTTCTTTAACTGGGCTTGGAGCTCCATCAACTAATGCTTTAGCTTCTTTTAATCCTAATCCTGTGATTCCTCTTACAGCTTTGATAACTTTAATTTTGCTGCTTCCAGCATCAGCTAATATTACATCAAACTCAGTTTTTTCTTCAGCTGCTCCACCTGCTGCTGCTCCAGCTGCTGGCATAGCTGCCATTGCTACAGGCGCTTGAGCGCTTACTCCAAATTCTTCTTCAAGAGCTTTAACTAATTCTGATAATTCTAAAACAGTAAGATTTTTAACTTCTTCAATTAAGTTTTGAACTTTTTCGCTTGCCATTTTTACATCCCTCCGTATTTTATTTTTTATTCCACATTACTAGTTTTACTAATTAAAGTTTCAATTAAGCTTCTGCTTCTTTCTTTTCTTTAATAGCATTTAATGCATATGCAAGATTTCTAATGTTAGCTTGAAGCACATTAGCAAATCCTGAGATAGGTCCGTTTAATCCACCTAGTACTTGAGCTATTAATTGTTCTTTAGATGGTAATTCAGCTAAAGATTTAACTTCTTCTAAGCTAATCACTTTACCATCTACAACTCCAGCTTTAATTTCTAGAGTTTCATGCTCTTTAGCAAATTCATGTGTTACTTTTGCTGGTGACACAGGGTCTTCATAACCAAAAGCAACAGCATTAGGACCTGTTAAGTATTCATTGAACTCTTCTAAGCCAGCATCTTTGAAAGCAAATCTCATTAAGGTGTTTTTGTATACCTTATACTCAACACCAGCTTCTCTAAATTTCTTTCTAAGCTCAGTTACTTCCTCAACATTTAAACCTCTGTAATCAACTAGAACAACAGATTGAGCATTATCAATTTTTTCTTTAATTTCAGAAACAATCTGTTTCTTCTTTTCTAGTGCTGAGCTCATCCAGGTTCCACCTCCTTGTTAGCAACAAGTGCCTTATACTTTAAGTTAATACATAACTATTCTCTGTTCACTTAACCACAACAAACCGTAGATATATAAAAAGGCCTCTCCGTAGACACAGAGAGACCGTTATACTCTTAAATAAAGCATCAATAAAGCATCGTCTCAACCTCGGTTGGCATATTTTAAACTCTTACGAGTACCAACTGTCTACGGTTTGAGTGTATTTAATTTTACAACAATATAATTGTAACAATAATATTTTATATTGTCAACACTTTTTTTACTCAGCCATTTTTTGTGCATTTACTTTTATACCAGGCCCCATTGTACTTGAGATTACAACACTTCTTAAGTATTTTCCTTTTGCCGCAGCTGGTTTAGCTTTTATTATAGCTTGCATAATTGTTTTAAAGTTTTCAAATAACTTTTCT
This genomic window contains:
- the rplL gene encoding 50S ribosomal protein L7/L12, which codes for MASEKVQNLIEEVKNLTVLELSELVKALEEEFGVSAQAPVAMAAMPAAGAAAGGAAEEKTEFDVILADAGSSKIKVIKAVRGITGLGLKEAKALVDGAPSPVKEGVSKDEAEEIKSQLEEAGATVELK
- the rplJ gene encoding 50S ribosomal protein L10 — encoded protein: MSSALEKKKQIVSEIKEKIDNAQSVVLVDYRGLNVEEVTELRKKFREAGVEYKVYKNTLMRFAFKDAGLEEFNEYLTGPNAVAFGYEDPVSPAKVTHEFAKEHETLEIKAGVVDGKVISLEEVKSLAELPSKEQLIAQVLGGLNGPISGFANVLQANIRNLAYALNAIKEKKEAEA